In Ptychodera flava strain L36383 chromosome 21, AS_Pfla_20210202, whole genome shotgun sequence, a genomic segment contains:
- the LOC139121410 gene encoding membrane protein FAM174-like — MKNFYIVLGTLLLLHTISSEAGPKLNRSSREDDATDVEGKTADAEQSTQKAEEPTNESDETQENGPNISTNKTGDPSGNNSGSTIPSLFNTNTDVVKRMMYVLVGVTGIVVVYFVFRAVRVRRRKSKSKKYGVLTTPGGDMEMAPLDQEDEEDDMTVFDVNNTR, encoded by the exons atgaagaacttttatataGTTTTAGGAACATTGCTGTTATTACATACCATTAGTTCAGAAGCTGGCCCAAAGTTGAACAGATCATCACGGGAAGACGATGCGACTGATGTAGAGGGTAAGACAGCGGACGCGGAGCAATCGACACAGAAAGCGGAAGAACCGACAAACGAAAGTGATGAAACACAGGAAAATGGACCTAACATTTCCACTAACAAAACCGGAGACCCATCTGGAAATAATTCGGGCAGCACGATACCATCACTCTTTAATACGAATACTGATGTAGTAAAACGCATGATGTACGTGCTTGTCGGAGTGACGGGTATTGTCGTcgtgtattttgttttcagggCGGTTCG AGTGAGGAGGCGGAAAAGTAAATCCAAGAAGTATGGTGTGCTGACAACGCCAGGTGGTGACATGGAAATGGCTCCTCTGGATCAAGAAGATGAAGAGGATGATATGACAGTGTTTGATGTCAATAACACCAGATAA